The sequence AGCAGGAGAgattcaacttttttttatatatatagattttagatTAGAGAAACCCTTAATGACGGGTTAGGTATGTAGTCcctaaactatttatatatgtgcCTAAGCCCAACTAAGTTTAGGGAAATATGGGGTGCAACTGCATATACTAGCCATGGAGATGAAACTCACTGTCCTCTATCCTCCGAACTGGTACTTGACTTACGTACCGTGACATAAatttccatctttttttttaaacactaaatcatTATCTAGCTagtgtttttatatttgaaatatcaGTTGACTAGGGTATCAAAGGCATGCTTATATACACTTGCATTAGAAGCTTCAATCTATTTTTGCAAAATCATAAGTAAAAAAAGATCCAAACAATATTGCCTTATGTTTATGTACACAACCTTTATTGACTATTTGCACagacaaaaagataaaaaaattgtgtCATCTGTAATTATATCGAAAATTGTTATACAAACTTTACTTTCACAATAGCTGACAAATAAAAGCTGTCTGTGGCACTTTTAGTATATATTTCAACTGTTTCTAAATAAACATCACTTTGAtattttcacacagattaataaagcgataaaaaatatgtataaattattattaattacatctacttgaccaatagtatttaaaataaataaaattatttataaaatcaatgcagtttgcaattaattttcaactgAAATTAAGTATACTttacattgaaattataaagtaacttttttgtataacaaaaaaagttttaaaatgacacttactataaaacagagggaataCCTACCAAAATTGATTTTCTTTGACATATACATGTTCATAGCAAGTAGAAATTACATATGACGAACATCTTGACAAAGAAATTTATCTTCTGCAAAAATTAGGAATTAGAAACATTAGTTAAACCTATTAAGGGCATCTCCATCCccactccatattttactccatttttgttcattactccatttttcactctatttactctataaatggagtaaaatatggagtgggatagagatgctctaagtacgactaatttttatttgcttcaaagaaaaaaatatattataaaattggCAAActgattgaaaatataaaaaatcaggGAAAAGAGACTGAAACTTGGACACCAAGACGAGGGCTTGACTCGTTCAATGACATACGTGGCTCGTGAAAAGCTTACTAAAACAGTAAAACATATTACAACGAAAGtaatcaaacacacacacaagagCATCCTTGTCTTTCACAATATcctaaaaatattgtataataaatataaaaagaaaaccttAAAACGCGTAGAACTTTTCTCATTTCACTCGGAGAGACAGAGACCAATCTCTACTACTTCAACACCTTATTTAATGTCCATgagttatatatttaagaagCAGATAGATTTGTCATAACATATCTACAATACAGAGGTTTTCTTTTGTAGCAAGTCTATTTTCATTTATCATATACAAAAATGGAGGACCTTACAACTGGGTTTCGCTTCTATCCCACGGAAGACGAACTGGTTGTGTTCTACCTCCGAAACCAGCTCGAAGGAAAGAGTGGTGACTCAATGCACCGTGTCATACCCGTTCTAGATATCTTTGAGGTCGAGCCTAGTCATCTTCCAAGTAGGCTACCTCACCAAATTAGAATGTAGCTTCGACCTCATTATGGGCGTCAAAATGATTATCATATTACTTGTTCAGCCACAATGGCATTAAAAAGTTAGGTTAAATTATCCTTaattttcaaagaaaactaaGTTTTGCTTagaatcctttttttttaaacacttgCTTAGAAtcctctagttttttttttttttttgcgagtTCAGTTTTTCAGATAACAAACAAATGAAAAGATCAGTAATGCCAATGTAATGATAAGACTCTCTTTGGTTTCTCGATTGAGGTTTTACGTAAGGTTGAACATCCTATggaatataaataacaaaaacttGCGATAATGATTGTGTGTGTGGTCTATGGAACTTACCCTCTTTGTGGGGTTTATAATACCCTTTTGCAGATATTGCGGGAGAAAGATGTCGAGGAGATACTGAGCAATGGTTCTTCTTTGTGCCAAGACAAGAGCGCGAAGCAAGAGGAGGCAGGCCGAGCAGAACCACTGGTTCAGGGTACTGGAAAGCGACTGGATCACCTGGTCCAGTCTTTTCCAAGGATAACAGAATGATTGGAGTCAAGAAAACTATGGTTTTCTACACCGGAAAAGCACCAACAGGAGGAAAAACAAAATGGAAGATGAATGAGTACAAAGCCCTTGACGATAGAGACAACATTTCCACAATCCCTAAGGTTGCATgtatcaagtttttttttatttcttaaaacgATTTTTGATACTAAGTTTTAGAAACTCATTAATGCTTTTTAATGTAGTTGAGACATGAATTCAGTTTATGTCGTGTCTACATAACATCAGGAAGCTCAAGAGCTTTTGATAGACGCCCTGTGGGAGTTCTTCAGACAGGGAGAATGCTTACAAATGATGTTGCAGTTGCTGACACCTCCATTTTTGTGGGAAGCTCACCAGAAATTTCCATGTCAGGAGGAGAACATGTTGATCTCTCTGTGGACACAGAGATGGTGGATGGTTTAACTGAACCAATCTGGGAATGGGAGCAGCTGAATTGGCCTTGAATCTAGCAAAATTCATAAGCAAGCAAATGAAAGTTACTGGTAATTTATTACCCATGGGTTATTATTACATTATTACTAGTTGAATTTATGACCAccaattgtttttgttttccttgTAATGTGATTATTTGAGTAAGAATAAATGAGAAAAGATGATATTATACAATGTTGTTTTTTTCGGAGAAAGTATAATGTTTTTCTGgagttgttttttttggtagCTTAGTTAAGAGTCTTAAGACGAAACGAAGATGAAAAATATGAGACAAATGCAAACCATGGATcgaaaatcaaagaaaatattatatttcatatGTTTCAGATTAAGTGTTGTTTcatacatattatttttttgcgtGTGTCTAAttgatattattttgtttgattatgTTAATTAATGAGTTAagattatataagtaaaattgaaaaaatctcatatttgttttgaaaatataaaaaaatatttataatgatttacTCGAGCATGTTTGCAAAACCAGCTGGATACAAACTTTAAATAAACGAAAAGAGCCAAAAGGACAGATTTGTTTTATAGTGTAGAGAAAGATCGATCGAAGACTGTGGAAGAAGACTACAATGAGTCTTGGTCGTCGTCGCGCCGATAGTTTGTCACTTGagcaaaaatacaaaaaaaaaatttggagcAACACCAAAGAGGAGAATATTGGGTCACGGTCAATGCTCGAAGCCAAGACCTAAATACAAGTGTTGTTTCTCTAATACTATCtccaatatattttgttattttttcttggGTTGAAGATGTTCTAAGCTTTGGTTGTCAGAGTTTATACAGTTTCAGTTCAACATACTAAAATTATCATATGATTAGTAAAATTCGTGAAACTAGTTCGTAATTGTAGTAGTATTCATTCTTTTATAAATCTAGTTTGAAATCAGTTGTATCGTGtcatttcaaataattaattatatttatcctTTATACTAGGTTATCGGTCTACGACTACGCCATGACTCATGGCCCATGAGTGTGaacataagaaataaatatattatagatTTAGCAAAGTTAGTATTATGATTCGTGAAATTTTTAAGGAGGTCATTATTTATGACGTGATACTATAATTTAGTACAATCTTCAACTAAAAAAGTCAAGTTTATAACTGAATTAAGCCTTCTACTTCTACTTGTGTCACCAGGCACCAACGACAATGGCAAAACGATAATATTTGCCGACAAACAATTCCCCGAAAAGAGCCAACATTCAAATTTGGGACCcttcaaattttcttttgtaatagaggaaacatatatatatatacttcgtATGTATTAGATCAATTACATACGACTATAAAGGTGAAAGTGGACGAAGACTAAAAGGTTATTTTGGTCGTCGATTGCTTGTCCTTGTCTAATACACTTATACACTCACtatacattgtttttttctaCACACCACATTTTTTTGGGTTCAGAACTAATATAAgttaaaaaactaatattatcaTATAATTTAGGACACTAGAGTTCATAAGGGCACCACTTtttcatatgtatttttattttttattgtaaaatcttactaaaatttctataatgtaaaatttagtaaaagctttaacaaaatataaattttgagggttcaaatttttgtgtgtgttaGAGCCCATATTAACAAGAATAATTTGAAGGCCCAGTTTAAAAACTCTTCTGATGCTACCacttgaaatttatataatttgagacaaaatttgataaaattgaGGATGAATTTTTCCGGCTACGTGCATGCAACAAAAGATTTTCGAGTCTTCATATTGAGATAAAAAAGATGACTTTAAACGGCTTTATGTATGAGAGATAAGAGGATTTTCTCAAAATCTGGTAAGAGTGGTCCGTTTTTTTCTTCGAATATTAATGTTTTTCAAAGTCTATAAGATAACTTTGATTTTCTGGAGCAACAATGGTCGGGCGGGCTGactggcaaaaaaaaaataagaataaaagttAGATAGAAAGTATTCTACGTAATAAGAATGACTCGTCCGACCAAAACTTGATCTAAGAAAACAGGCTAAAAAGGATGAAGTAGTCTAACGATTAAAATGCAAGAATTGAGTTTGTTGCGTTCCTAATTTGGATTTTGGAATAGGAAAAAAATTCACTGCAATGCtttaaatattaacaaaacCATTTCGGCAGGATCaagttgataaaaaaatgtGATTCGATCTTAAAAATCCAAATTTCTAGTAGATGAGATAAGTGCAATGATACGTTTACTACATTTAAAAATGATGGTTTACAATTGTTTAGGGTGCAAAATGTTAGAAAACAATATGTAGGTccctaattaaaaatataacaacaaATAAAGGGGTTTTTATTCCAAACGTAATGCTCTTATTGAACTTTTAATTAAGAGACTCGACTCGAATCGCAGCAAAGTCGACGCCGGAGCGAGCGATCCACCGTACCTGACTTCTCCGATGGCGATCATCTACGCGGTTGTGGCGAGAGCCACGGTGGTGCTAGCTGAATTCAGCGCCGTCACGGGAAACACAGGCGCCGTGGTGCGGCGGATCCTCGAAAAACTTTCGCCGGAGACCGCCGACGAGAGACTCTGTTTCTCGCAAGACCGTTACATCTTCCACATCCTCAGATCCGATGGACTCACCTTTCTCTGTATGGCCAACGATACCTTCGGAAGTAAGCATCTTTTATGAAACGTTCGCCATGTTGATTTTGAAGTCTCTGATTGATCCAGAGTCTTTGGTTGTGTAGGGAGGATACCGTTTTCGTATTTGGAAGATGTTCACATGAGGTTCATGAAAAACTACGGGAGAGTGGCGCTTCATGCACCAGCTTACGC is a genomic window of Raphanus sativus cultivar WK10039 unplaced genomic scaffold, ASM80110v3 Scaffold1771, whole genome shotgun sequence containing:
- the LOC108845816 gene encoding NAC domain-containing protein 90, with translation MEDLTTGFRFYPTEDELVVFYLRNQLEGKSGDSMHRVIPVLDIFEVEPSHLPNIAGERCRGDTEQWFFFVPRQEREARGGRPSRTTGSGYWKATGSPGPVFSKDNRMIGVKKTMVFYTGKAPTGGKTKWKMNEYKALDDRDNISTIPKLRHEFSLCRVYITSGSSRAFDRRPVGVLQTGRMLTNDVAVADTSIFVGSSPEISMSGGEHVDLSVDTEMVDGLTEPIWEWEQLNWP